The nucleotide window TAGCGGATCCAGCTCATTTTGCACGCGACTATGAGGTGAAAGCTGTGGCTAACCGAGGTGGGGATGGCAGCAGCGTAGGCACAGAGGAGGATGTGGCCAGTGGCAGTGGgcaaagcagcagcagcgagctgcACGCCTCAGCCTCGCATAAGCGTCTCAGCTATACTTTTGAGCAGGAGCAGAGTCTGACGTCTATGCGTGCATCGCTGACAGGTGAGCGTCACTGCCCACCCCCACATAACCGTAGCAGCCGCACCTTCTCCACTTTACTCAGCGACGTGCCGCGAGTGGTCCGAGAGGGGAGACGCCAATACAACGTTGGCAGATCTCACGTGCAGACAAACTTATTTGACGGGGACACTTCTGAAGAGGACGAAGTGCTTGACGACGCGATGCGGGCGGTGGTGCCCCGCTACGCAGATGCCTCCCTTGTGCGGTACGAGCACGGCGCCTACAACATCGGGTCAAGGGTGGGGAACCTTGTTACGCACTACGTCAGCCATCGTGAGACGTACGGCTTCGATGCGGCCAGTCAGCGTTTGGCCCGTGGCGGGCGGCTAGGAGGTTCGAGAGACGAGCTGCTTCCATCTCTCGGtgcgccgcgagcgcgcTCCTCGGGAGACTTGGTGACACTGCTTCCGGCGCTCGATCGCTGCCAGCCAGATGATAGCGAGTTTGCTGCAAGACCCGAGCTTCCCGCAGACCTCCTGCTCACTTCGCTAGACAGGCAACTTGCTGCcagagcgcagcagcacagcagctccATAAACGCGAATATGAAGAAGCGGCGAAGCACAGTCGGGCGAGCCCGCCATAGCTCGTCGCTTCGAAGGTCAAGGCGTCGCAAGGGGAGCAAGCGGTCTCCTTCAGCGCGTGCTAGTGGAAGGAGCCGATCGCATGcgaagaagaagggaggCGGGAAGAAAACTAAGGGGACGCGTGGGTCGGAGTCCGCGTCTGGTATCCCAGGGCATCGCAGCGTGAGTGCAAGCCCCCagcgctcctcgtcgtcctcatcGGCGCACAAGCTGAAGGCACGGAAAATGCAAAGCCGCGTTTCAAGCGGCAAGTCCTGATGTGGAAGTGGGAACCAAACGCGGTCGCCCGAATGGGCAGGTGGTATTGCTGGGTATTCGCACCTCTTTAACCCACCACACCCGACGCAAGctgacacacacaacacCGATGGAACTTGCATCGATTCCTCACCTCTTGTCCCCATTGCCGCACATACTCAGTCTTCCCTCGCACAGGAAGGGGGAAACGGGGAGCACGACTCTTATTTATGTAAACTACATCTCTCTTGAGTCTTcggctctttttttttcgtttgttgTGAGCAGTCGAAATAAGGGAGGGGTTGTCGGTTAGCGGGTGCGCACTCTCCTTTTCGCTGTTTGCATGCTCTCCGTTCTCCTGTGTGTAGACACAGATTTCACGCCAAGCAGCAAAAAGACAAGAAGATGGTACTTTAGTGCCACACtagggtgtgtgtgtgggggggggcaaaaaCTCTAAAGCGCTGGGACCGTCGATGTGCGGCTCTTTTGTTtggtgaggagagggggaggggcagctcACACACCTGAGACAGCAAAGGTTGGACGCGTGCTCGAGGCCCATTTTTCAATGGCCTCCAATGATGCTCGACGAGCCGTGCGCACCTGTGCTTGCGTATGAGCCGGGGGTATTCTGTTCGGAGCGCCCATGCGATGTTAAAACCTTGTCGGTTGCTGCACCGTGATGGCTTCTGCCTAGTGGTGCTCATAGTACTCACCGAGCGTCGTAGCTCATACTGGTAACTTGAGCAGGTTTCTTGCCCTGCTGCCCAAACCCACTTGCTCTTCGGTGTTGGTTCTGCATCTCCGTATCGCTGCTTCCTCGACGAGGCTCATGAAGGGTTTGCTGTCGCCTTCGGCTGTCTCTCTCACTTTCGcatctcctctctctcacacatcCCTTTCCTCGGCTTTCTGCCCCTTTTCGTTTGTCGACTGTGTCCCTTTCTCgtgcgccgtgcgcgcgGTCTCATTGAAaccaacaacagcaaaagcTGGTCAAATCGCGTTTCTCATTTTGAACCTCCGTGTTTGTTCCTGCTGTTCACATTGGTTGCGGATAATTTCGATtgcgctcctctctccgctTCCTTCACTCTACTTCTTCGTCCTTGCCTTCCTTATGGACTAGAGTTCAGAAGGCAAGGAGAGGggtctttcttttttcttttttttcaagGAAAGGAAGCAACAAACTATTTCGCCAAGAAGCAGAAGCGAACGAAAAACATCCGGTCCAGTTTTGAGGATGCTAGCGCATCCTATCCTCGCCTccgaggatgacgaggagtATGTAATTCGTGTTATCTTCTGCCTGCCAGCCCTCCTCGATGCATATTTCGACGCGGTCGAGACGATTTGTGCGGAGCCGTCCCCGCCGCCAGAGTCCAAAACTCGCGCAGATATTCTGCACCTCACGATTCAGCAGCGCTTGCTTGTCCTGGGACGCGTGCCTCCCAGCACATTTCGACATTTCGACGAAGTCTCCGGGACGGAGACGGAGGACAAGGAGCTTCCTAAACTCATTGATCAGCTGCGTCATGTCTTCCTCGAGAACAAGGTGGACATTGGCCCACAGGCACTCTTGTGGCGCAAGCAGTCTCTGTCCCTGGCGAGGGAGTGCTCAGATCATATGAATCGCTGCCGCGTTCGCTTTTCCTTGAGCAGGAAGGTGCGGCGCGAGCTGGTCGCGTTCGGTTCGGCCCCGTACGCATTCAGCATGATTTCCTTCGGTCTCATAGTCATCTTTGCTTGCAGTGCTCTAGTCGTCATACCAGCCGTGCAGGCTCCACTAGCGAGTGGGCTGGCCGTCGGCTGTGTCGCTTGCGTGCTTCTTGTCGTCTCTGCATCCCTCGTCTCCTTCAACTGCTTTACTGCGGTGCGCTCCTTGCACATATTGTACTCGCAGCTATTCCACGAGTACTTGATCGCCGGCGGGTCACCGTCTGATATCTTGCTGGGTTCTTTGCTAGAGCCGTCCTTCAAACAACGGGGAAAGGACGGGCCGCGGGACAGTGGGGCGAAGCGGGTAGAGATGGGTCGTGAGACCAAGACGGGCTACTACAGCATCCCTTACGGCGGCGAGAACAGAATTGGGTACATCGAGGGCAAGCAGCTGAATGCACAGGTGGTGATGATCGCCTTCGATAGCAACTACCAGATTACGTGGTGGAATAACGCAGCGGAGGTGATGACGGGGTTCTTGCAAGACGGGTGCATTGGCAAGCCGCTGAACGAGCTTGTCCAGTGCTTCAACGGCGAGGATGTGTGCTCCCTTATCAAGCACACGCGTCGCGGAAATCTGCTTAAGATCAAGCTCCGCTCCCTCACCGCAGCCCCAACAACGCTCAGCACCGTGGTGGCACCAATTCTGAACTGCGACAGCAAGCCCATCGGTAATGTGCTGATCTGCGCTAACTCGCTCGACAACTTGAGAGAGTACCGCATTTATATGCACAACTATCAAGTGAGCGAAACAATCGGTGCTTTGTCCTTCTTATCGGAGCGCTCATCTCTGTCGCACGAAGATTCCACTCTCGTCAACTCCCTGAGACGCTTTGTGAAGAACGGTCTGGCAAACCATGTGGAGACCCTCGCGCGGGAGATGGAGTCTGACTGGGACTGGACGagcgtggagcagctgctgggtCGCGCCTTGGGTCAGCGGATCGGGCTGCATGAGGTGATTGTGGACCCGCTCTTCCCGCCCACGCTATGCGTCAACCCAGACGTGGCCAAGACATTTGGGTCCGTTGTCGGGCTAGCCAATGGCCGCTGCACGGTCACACTACAGATGCTGAACTTGACAGGCAACGTCTTTTCGCTGGCTGTGACCGTGCTGCTGGGCCCCAAGTGCCGGCCGTGGGAtcaggcgcagctggagcagcagctggagcagctgttACGCAGCACGGCAGGAAGCGTGTACCTTCTCGAGGAGCGCGTGGTGCTGCATTTTCCATGTCAAGTGGCACCGATTttggacgacggcgacgaggggAATGCCAACCCTAACTCCGACCAGGCGCTGCAGATCACGCAGGCCAGGGCCATCATCAACTGCACGGTGAACGTGGTGACCGCCATCACGAACATGGTGGATCAGCACAACTTGTCCCTTATCTTGCTCAAGACCATGTTTGTCTCTCTCGCCAGCGTGCGCGAGCGCAGCGACCTCGAGAAGCGCTTGTCTGCTCGCCCGTGTGATGTAGATGTAATTATTTGCGACAGCGAGTGGCTCAGCTCGTCCCGTGATCTTCTCATGAACAACGACCACGGCGCCATGGTGATCCCGCTGATCGATGCACAGATGCCAGTTCCAGCCAATGTGCAGCATGCGATTCACATGCCGCTTGTGCGACGggacgtgcagcagctcatcttGGAGGTTGGCAAGGCGGTGTCCATGAAGAAGAACGCCATCTCCGCCCGCGAGGAGCGTGAGCGAATCCTCACGCTGCGCCAGGACTCCCCATGGACGCGTGGCAAGCTGCTCGGGCGTGGGTCGTACGGTGCCGTGTACGAGGCGACTAGCGATCTCACCGGCGGCAAGATGGCGGTGAAGATGTTCTACTTCTCGCAGAACGTCGAGTCGTCGATTAGCACGTTGCTGAACGAGATCTCTATCATGTGCAGTCTGAACCACCCCAACATTGTGCACTACTTCCACTGCGAGCGCAAGGAGAACAACGTAAGCTTGTTCATGGAGCTGTGCGAGGCCTCTCTAACAGACATCATTGTAGGACGGCGGCAAAAGCCGGCTCACCTGTCCGTCGTGCAGATCATTCGGCAAGTCCTGACTGCCATTGCTTACTTGCATAGTCGAGGCATCGCCCATCGAGATGTCAAACCCCAGAACATTCTTCTAAAGGGCGAGACGGTGAAGTTGACCGATTTTGGTACTGCAATTCAGGGGAGTGCGGGCAAAGAGGTGCGGGGCACATTCCGGTACATGGCCCCGGAGGTCTACAAGGGTGACCCCCACTCACTGAGCTGCGACATATGGTCTATCGGCTGCCTTGTGTGCGAGCTGTTTGCGTGCCCGACCCCCTTCATGGCGaatgcatcgctgctgggTGAGATGACATCCACCGTGGACTACCTGACGATGGTGCCGCAAAACGCGGTCTTGATCGACTTTTTGGAGAAGTGCTTCCAACTTGATCCTGAGCGGCGCTGGGGAGCTGGTGATCTTCTCATGCATCCTCTGGTTTCCGGCAATGCCGCAGCATCATCTTTGGTGAAGCTGGAGACGATTTTTGACGCGAAGCATAGCAATCCTCTAGACCCGTCCGGCCAATCCGTGTTTTCCTTACGGTCTGCATAAGAGAGTTAGGGGTGCAGCAGAGGGGCAGGCCGACCAGGTGCCGCGTGCTCATTGACTGCCTCTCCAGCACGCGTATGCACTGTCTCCGTGGTCGGAGGCACAGCAGCTGATTGGGGCGTTCTTTCTGTATTCGTGGTGTTTCCCTCTTTTTCGTTATTGTTTTCTGCTAGACACAAACGCCCCCCTCAATGAGGGTGGAGTGAATCAGATGTCGATGATGGTGGTACGCGAGCACCTGCCCAGGGTatctccttttttttcgttcgcGTGCGGAGGTGCTCATACTGCGCCTAGGACaggagagggaaaagggtaaggggggggggacttGTCGGGACAAGGTTCTGTGAGGGTGCCGGGAAAGGAAGGCGGTGCGCcgtgctcctcttccttggCGCCTGTGTATATGTGTTGGGGTGCATATGTCCGTATGTTTTTGTTCGTCTTTGCTCTCCCCatttcttcctcctcctttcctccttgttctccttttgtttcgctgtgtgtgtgtgtgtgtgtgcgtgtcagGGCCCGTCTGGCGCCGATCAAGCAGCATGTATCCGAAAGCGACCCGAGGAAGGACAAGAGGCTCCCGTTTTACGCATGGCCCAATTCAACGTCAGGCGGTTCCCCCAAGGCAACTAGTATTTGGCCGTGATCTGAAAGACGTATGTGAGCTGTGGCTGTGAGCTTCTATTTGCTGACGTGTTTGTGGCCAGGTTCCACATCTCGAAAAGAAGTGTGGGTGTGTCCGGTACTCTATTTGCCGGGACATTCTCTTTTGGGGTGTGTTTCCTGTCTATACGACCTCTCCCCTATGTCTCCACTCCTTCTCCGTCCTCTCTTCCATCAAGACGCAGGCACATGTTCCGATCTGATTGCTGTACATTCTCCCCTCCACTACTCCGCATGTTAACACGAAAAGCGAAGCAAaaacacatacacgcacacatgcaccctTCTGCCCCATATTTTGAAAGCGAGCCTGCACATCAGAGGGAAATACACAGGGCTGCGCACACCGAtgagcggcgacgccgacgcttTCTATATGAGCTCATTAGCAGTGGAGTGGGCGGTTTTCAGGGTTAGCGCGATACAAAGGGAGACAAGGCGAATGATGCCATGGGTAGCAGGGATGGAGACGAcatgaggggggaggggggagggccgCCTTGACGGAACGGTCCCCAACTCTCAGTCGCCTCTCAGAGctcccttcttcctcctccccttttttctgAAGTGCTTGCCGGGAAAGCAAAGAAGGAGAACATAGGGAGGGGAacagaagaagagcgagagagggcagcgAAAGCATAGACAGATGGCGCATGATTACAGGTGTCGGGTCTTTGTTCGCTTGGATTTCTTTGCCCTCATGACAGGTAAAGGACCCCTTCGGGTGCGCGGCATCCCAGGGGTCAGTACCCActctgtgtggggagggcaggtggcccctcccctgttCCAGCCAATGGTGAACCACTTCCAGTGGTGACACGGCCAGGGCACCTACGGTGTGGGGAGGTCAGTGCGATGCGTTGgcacggatgccggcggtcaatccctggacggcgttgcgtcggTGCGGCCCGCAGCCGTGACCATgcctgtgccatccatgcgaTGGGTGAGGTGCCAGCGTGGTTCCAACGCGCCTCACCCGGGCCCCACACTGCCTACTGCTGGGGAGGCTGAGTCGACCCGCGGAGCGGGTGGGCGGGTAGAGTTTTGGGTCAGGGGCCGTCCACAGATGGCTGGgccggcgcactgctgtgatGCGTGTCAACGGCTGCGttgcaccacgcgatgggtgCCTGTGACAGACCCGGTAGAGTGGAGGCTAGCGCATGTTGTATGGCGCGGGAACGGAAACGTGCcatggaaaagaaaaaatacGGTTCTTGTGAGATCTGGAGGAATAGTGTTGCTTTCAGCGTTTTGTCTCTGCACATTCACAGCGGGTACAACATCAGCCCCTGCCAGTTCAGGTTTTGCAATACAGTAAGTATTTTCGACGGTTAGCGCAATCGGTGCGAACAAGGGCGGTTTCATGGCATGTGAAGTACACCAGCTCGAGCAGCGCTACGGTGAAGAAATAGCGACGATGGGATGGTTAACAGAGGACCAGATCTGTGCGCAGGATGGACAGCTAGCCACTCGAGTCTCAACTCTGGAGGAAGACATGAATACCACGATTCAGCATACAGGACATTTGGAAGGGTTCCTGGACACCGCCCGagaagctgcggcagccgtggaTGAGGGTGGCGAGGCAGCAAAGGCCAGCCCCTGATGAGTTTGGTGGCGTGCTTCGACGTCTGTTGGGGGGCCTTGCACAAAGACCGAGTCGAAACCCAGTGTCTTTGCTGCGCCCAGCTCTGAAGGTGATCATGAAGAACGAGTCGAAGAGCGTGGTGGAGACCCTTGTCACTCACACGTCCGTTATTCTCAACATCCACCACGAAGCTAAGAAGGTACCGCTAACTCCCCAGAGATGTGAGAGCGGGTTGATGGCGCATTCTTCTGACCAACAGAGCCTTACAAAGAGCGAGGAAGCCACTGATGCGGACACTGTGTTTGCTCTCCAGGACCTCAAGACGTGGGGGTGCACATACAGGAAATTGTCGGGCAAGACAGCGGAGCTGCTTTTTGCGCAAGAAATTGCCTGGGGGCGGGGACTTTGTAGCGCCACCTGAGGGAGCCGAGACGGCGCTACATTTGCTCATGTTGTTCGTCAGCAACGCTATAACGTGCCCTGGCTATTCGGCGCGCAATGGCTCAAACGGACAATGCCGCGGTGAAGCGATTGCTCGCTTAGGCGCACAAGAATGACTTTCCGCAAGCGGCACCGCTGGTCTTCGCGGGGGCAACACGAGAATCAACCCGATGGAGCTTCCGATGTGATGAGGCACTCGCGCGCCACGACGTGCAATTCTGAACCCAAAGGAGGTGCTCAGCGCCATCCGTGTTGACACAACCCGAGCCACATTGCGTGGTTCTCTCAAAAGAGTGGGTCTCTCAGGAGTGTCTGAGGTAGACCACCGATTTGGTGAATCGCCGAAAGGACGAGGCGCCGTAGTTCGTGtcagggaaggggggggggctccgACGGCGACTGTGGTTACAGACGCGTCCTTGTCTGGTTGGGGGGCTGGTTCGTTTTCTGAAAGTGGGGAGGCTCGTGCAGCCGGTGAAAACGACGTTGGGACGCCATAGATGCTGGTGCAGGGTGAAGCGCGGACCGTAGGGTTAGGCTCCTCGGGCCTCTGCCGCGCACGTTGCCATGCATTGAGATCTTTTGTGTAAGAACCACATCACCTTTGGAATTCATCAGAAGAGGCTTCCCGCGGTGTGCGCCGGTAGCAAAGGAGATTGCACACAGTCGTAAGTTTCTCCCCATCCTGAGCGTCTTCCTCGCATTCCGCTATATGCGTTCAAAAAAACATACTCTTGCGGACGGGTCGTTTCGTGGATGGCCACCAACTATGAGGGGCGCAGTGCAGGGCTACTACaatggagggggagggatcGTTGAATGACGGGGAAAAAAATAAAGATACGTACGTCTTCGTATTCATGCGTAGCGTAATCGTGATTGCAAGGTGACGGATAACAGCTTGGCATACGCTTGCACGCAGCTAGGAAGTTCGCCAGCTAGGAAGGGTTGGTGGGGTGAATTGGAATGCATCATTGCCCCGAGATATCGTTCgacttcctcctctttcttcttcttgctttctactcccccctcccctgcccctcttttgttttgccTCCGCTTCTCTTCCATGTGTGCTGCTGTCTGCCGATCTGTGTATAGACCGATGTGCATGGGGGCTTTCACGCGGTCActtgcttctctcttccacAGTCTCTTCTTTTATTTAAGCTCCCCTTCACTTTGCCTTCCCTGTTTTGATGCAGCGCATCTTGCGGTGCTCTCGGGATTGATGCTGTCGTCtgacgcacgtgtgcgtctgtgcgcatgtggTCGGCTGGATCTGGAACGTGTGCCGGTGAATCTCGTCTCCCTTCTTCATTGTGCGGGTCACCAATCGGGACAAGGAAAGAGCCGACATGAAGGCCACGGCTAACAAAAACTTGGGAGTACCTCCCCTGCTCTTCGGCATTTTGGGCTACTGCTACGCGCAACTCTTTGATGTACCGTGGACAGAGGTGTTCGGATGCTCTCACACTCTTTTATCATCCTCGACGTTGCTCGAACTGTCCATCTTGCCGTCAGGGGGCGGAAAGCGAGCGAGTGTGCGAGCTCTGCACACAATAGCTCCGTTTCTTCATGTGACTTCTGCTCACAAAGGCTCTAAAGAAGCGGGTTCACCGCATGGAGAGTGCTGTCGTTGTCGCAAGTTGGAGCATCGCGACCCTCTACAGGCACATGCTTTGCGCGCCCTCTTTGTTTTGACCTCCGTTCTCTGCTGCACTCGCTTTTTGCCACTTCCTTCACTTACCCTTCTGTTCCCTCTCTGCTACCCATCCCTAtcgaaacacacacacatgatGACACCCCGGTGTACGTGGACGCACTtcggcacagacacagcgcgcggtggtggagaggaagACACGAGGAGCACACGCCAGAATTGATGCGTGGCGCTCTCGCCGCGTCacgcgtgctgcgccgcttcttgCTGCCCAAGGACGTAGAGGCGCTTCTTCAATCGGTCCTGGAGCATCACGGTGCCGCGGAGAGTCCCTCCGCGAATGTCACCGCAGACACTACTCCACCCGAACAGGGGAATAAAGGCGAGGCGCCATCGTTTAGTCCTCCCTCTTGCCTGCTGAGGAATCCAGACAACGCTGCGACAGAGCTGAGGGCAGGCAAAGAGGCAAGCATCGCCTCTGCGGCTGGCGGTGATGCACTGAAGGACCCTTCGCGACTTGCCAGGCTCTTCTCAACATCACAGCATCAGCCAAAATCAGACTGCTCCCGCGGGCACGCAGGGCAGAGCAAGTCGACCAGTGTGCCGGCCGACCAAGTTTACTTCACCTTGGaggctgtgcgtgcgcacccgATGACCAGTTTTCCAGAGATCTTGACGTAGTGGGAGCACTTACTCGCGTTTTACAGCGATAAGGACGCTGATCACGTTTCATCGCGCCTTTGCTGCTCTGAGATGGCGTTACTCAACCTCAAGCTGGAGGATGGTCTTCTTGCCTCGCTAGCGGCGATGTGTGGCACTCCGCTCCCCATCGACAAGGTGCCGCAGCACGTGGCCGACGCCCTTCGGTCCGATTTTTGGGTGGGGAACTACCGGGAAGCGCCGAGCGCCCTTCGCGTTTCTCGCGCGCCCCTATCGCATCGCGCACCAAAGTTGCCGGCTTGCTACACACTTCTGCACTTTTCTGCCGAGTTAGGCGACGTAGCGTATCTGCAGACGCTTTTCGCCCACTATCCCTCTGGTTTTCCACTCCGGTGGTTCTCCTCTCCGATGCGCGCTGACCACGGCTACCCGACACCTGCAATGCTTGCCGTAGGAGAACCAGCCAGCGGTGTGGGCTTGCAACCCTTCTCAGGGCTatctccaccaccgccggcaaTGCCATCGGAGTCGGGAGCCGAGGTGTACGCTGCTGCAAATACAGAGCTATACCCATGCGAGTGGGTTTCGGAGCACTGTCCGGACCACACGGGGATGTTTCTCTGTCACCTGGCTGCCGCCCGCGGCAATGTGCAGTACCTGGACTACCTTGTTGGCCTTCTcggcgcggcgacggtgctgaaggagcagcgctgcgcgccgccagtGTCGCCGCTAAACACGTGGGGCCCTCTTCGCTACCTGCCTCGGTTGACCGCAGCGCAGTGTGCCTTGGCGTTTCATCAAACAGCGGCACTGGAGTGGATCGAGGTGGCACACCCGTTTGCGCTGGAGGAGATTGATCCCAGGACGCTGGTCCACGCcttggtggcggcagcgataCACAAGGACGACCTCACCGGAGCTTTTTCATTTCTCCGGACGCGCTCGATGGAGCCGCTGAGCATACTCGACTTCGTACCCGCTTCCGTCGGTGCATCTCGGGCTCAGATGGGGGTGTCAAAAACATCTCAGAGTGTGTGGAGCtgcgagctcgaggaggctGGAATACTTCGCATGGTATTTGCAGCTGCAGAGGCTGGAAACGTTGGTGTGCTTCGTTGGTTTGATGATGCATTCGGTGAGACGGATgtgcggcggctgtgcgACCGGCATGGCGCGACGGTACTGCATCACTGCGGGAGAGGTTTACACGCAGCGGCaatggcggcgctgctttcGATCACGGCTGCTGCCTCGTGGGGAGACTCGCTGCAAATGCAAGGGACCGCCCCACGGTCCCCGCCTCTCTGGACTCCTCTCGATCCCACATGGATAGACGTAGAGGACAGCGACGGTCGCACCCCAGCTGTGTGGTGCGTCAATGGGCGATCCAAGAAGGGACGGGAGGTGGAGATGCTCGAGGTATTGCGCAACGCCGGCTCCGACTGGCCGCGTCGCCGGCACAATGGTCTTTCGCTCTTTGAGATGGCGGCACAGAAGCATTCACACCACACGAAGTTGATGCGCTACCTGAAGCTCCATATCCAAGCACCCCTGCATAGCCGGCGACGCTGATCAAGTGTCTTTTCTCCTCTTTTTCATCACCAACACCGCTTACACCCAGCTCCCTCCACCTGTTAAGAGCAGGCGCCACAAgtgccttgtgtgtgtgggagggggacggggggaAGGGTGCGACACAGGTCAGAGGGAGGCAGGGCAGCTCACGGGGGCGGAGCACCGAGGTCTGGGTGCTCGTGACGGCGACTccgggggagggtggggggacaAGTGTATCTGCTTTGCTCTGCTTCTACCGATGGTTTAGcgtgctttctttttcttttccttctttGGTTCTCTGCTTGCTCGTCCGGCACCTCAAAAaggtcacacacacacacacacacacaccgtgcgcgtgtgggagCGAGACCCAAGCCATGCGCATCAACCAGGGAATCCGgttcttcttccttttctcgCTGGTTTGCGCGttcgccgcctcttccgtgCTCTCCTTTTCGTGTTCGGCTCCCTCAACATGGTCGGGCGCGAGAGGGAAAAGGAGTCAAACGAGATGGGATGTGAGGCGGGCCCTGCCGAGTGGTGGGCCACTGCAGTCACTCCCCCTCACGTGGTCTTTCCGGCATCTTACATCTGCCGGGACACATCGCCTTCATTTCCCCAAAAAGTCGGCTTTGACGGGGCTTCCACGTGTCCTCTCACTGAAATCTTTTGCCCCTTTTCAAGTCCTTCTCTAGCTGCTGTGCGCATCACTTGTGAATCCCCCTTGAAACAGCTGCGGATTGCATCCGCCAGgtgctcacacacacacacacgctcagtTGGCGTTGCGCCGCCCCTGagcggagaggggagggcaaTAAAAGCCCGTTGCCTTAGCACAAGAAAGAAGAGAGCATCACCTTGCGAGCCATtgtggcggcaccggcacacacacgcacatacatatatatattccCGCCCCCATAAAACATCGGGTACCCGGCGGTTCCCCGTGTGCTCACGCACTCTGAAACTCATCCTACGTCGCGATTGCAGTTTCACTTGTAcaccgctgctccgcagAGGGCGACGCGGCGTCTCTCTCAGTCGTCATTGGCTTCTTGTACGCCGTTGCTCAGCTGCCCTGCTCTGATGGCATCGGAGGAAGCGGTTGAGTCGGCAAAGGGGTTTTGCGGGCCGGCGATGTa belongs to Leishmania mexicana MHOM/GT/2001/U1103 complete genome, chromosome 26 and includes:
- a CDS encoding putative protein kinase codes for the protein MLAHPILASEDDEEYVIRVIFCLPALLDAYFDAVETICAEPSPPPESKTRADILHLTIQQRLLVLGRVPPSTFRHFDEVSGTETEDKELPKLIDQLRHVFLENKVDIGPQALLWRKQSLSLARECSDHMNRCRVRFSLSRKVRRELVAFGSAPYAFSMISFGLIVIFACSALVVIPAVQAPLASGLAVGCVACVLLVVSASLVSFNCFTAVRSLHILYSQLFHEYLIAGGSPSDILLGSLLEPSFKQRGKDGPRDSGAKRVEMGRETKTGYYSIPYGGENRIGYIEGKQLNAQVVMIAFDSNYQITWWNNAAEVMTGFLQDGCIGKPLNELVQCFNGEDVCSLIKHTRRGNLLKIKLRSLTAAPTTLSTVVAPILNCDSKPIGNVLICANSLDNLREYRIYMHNYQVSETIGALSFLSERSSLSHEDSTLVNSLRRFVKNGLANHVETLAREMESDWDWTSVEQLLGRALGQRIGLHEVIVDPLFPPTLCVNPDVAKTFGSVVGLANGRCTVTLQMLNLTGNVFSLAVTVLLGPKCRPWDQAQLEQQLEQLLRSTAGSVYLLEERVVLHFPCQVAPILDDGDEGNANPNSDQALQITQARAIINCTVNVVTAITNMVDQHNLSLILLKTMFVSLASVRERSDLEKRLSARPCDVDVIICDSEWLSSSRDLLMNNDHGAMVIPLIDAQMPVPANVQHAIHMPLVRRDVQQLILEVGKAVSMKKNAISAREERERILTLRQDSPWTRGKLLGRGSYGAVYEATSDLTGGKMAVKMFYFSQNVESSISTLLNEISIMCSLNHPNIVHYFHCERKENNVSLFMELCEASLTDIIVGRRQKPAHLSVVQIIRQVLTAIAYLHSRGIAHRDVKPQNILLKGETVKLTDFGTAIQGSAGKEVRGTFRYMAPEVYKGDPHSLSCDIWSIGCLVCELFACPTPFMANASLLGEMTSTVDYLTMVPQNAVLIDFLEKCFQLDPERRWGAGDLLMHPLVSGNAAASSLVKLETIFDAKHSNPLDPSGQSVFSLRSA